One Campylobacter sp. RM16192 genomic region harbors:
- a CDS encoding AI-2E family transporter has protein sequence MRSNLVIVYLASFVVVAAGLKAASMVVFPFLIAVFIAIVMSPAINYLQKLKFPRILAFMVVVGVVFVTLGFIANTVITTINGLLGYLPELQEKFKIFSDQTIQIIERYDIINTQDIVVPSEFDPNKIFAAFGTLLKESTELVSKSFFIFLLVTFMLFETNVFHQKIEYFASKNPQANQIVDTFISNLKRYLEIKSLTSLATGILIFVGLQIIGVPYAPLWGIVAFVLNFIPTIGSVIAAIPAILVALLMSDISSAIWTVTLYLVINIAIGNFIEPRFLGKELGISTLAVLMSLLFWGFLFGIGGMFLAVPLTMSLKIALDANPNTKFIAVLLSDKID, from the coding sequence TTGAGAAGCAACCTAGTGATAGTGTATCTAGCGAGCTTTGTTGTCGTGGCTGCTGGTTTAAAGGCTGCAAGCATGGTTGTTTTTCCGTTTCTTATAGCTGTTTTTATAGCCATAGTAATGTCTCCTGCGATAAACTACCTTCAAAAGCTTAAATTTCCTAGAATATTAGCCTTTATGGTTGTTGTTGGAGTTGTATTTGTTACACTTGGATTTATTGCAAACACAGTTATAACCACTATAAATGGACTTCTTGGCTATCTTCCGGAGCTTCAGGAAAAATTTAAAATTTTTAGTGATCAGACCATTCAGATTATCGAAAGATACGATATTATAAACACACAAGATATAGTAGTGCCGAGCGAATTTGACCCTAATAAAATTTTTGCAGCCTTTGGTACTTTGTTAAAAGAGAGTACTGAGCTTGTATCAAAGAGCTTTTTTATATTTTTACTTGTTACATTTATGCTTTTTGAAACTAACGTCTTTCATCAAAAAATTGAGTATTTTGCCAGTAAAAATCCACAAGCAAATCAGATAGTAGATACTTTTATATCCAATTTAAAAAGATATCTAGAGATTAAGTCACTGACATCTTTAGCGACTGGCATCTTGATCTTTGTCGGACTTCAGATCATCGGCGTGCCTTATGCACCACTTTGGGGAATAGTAGCATTTGTCTTAAATTTCATCCCTACTATAGGCTCGGTTATAGCCGCAATTCCTGCTATTTTGGTCGCACTTTTAATGAGTGATATTAGCTCGGCCATTTGGACTGTAACTTTGTATCTTGTGATAAATATTGCCATAGGAAATTTTATAGAGCCAAGATTTTTAGGCAAAGAGCTTGGTATAAGTACTTTGGCTGTACTAATGAGTCTGCTTTTCTGGGGATTTTTATTTGGAATTGGCGGAATGTTTTTAGCTGTTCCTCTTACAATGAGCCTTAAAATAGCACTTGACGCTAACCCAAATACTAAATTTATAGCAGTTTTGCTGAGTGATAAAATAGATTAA
- the rseP gene encoding RIP metalloprotease RseP yields MKSIIFVVLLLILGVYAYSWYFFITVFAISFLVFFHELGHFMAARILNVGVLKFSVGFGDSLYSKQIGQTEYAISAIPLGGYVSLKGQEDTKPNLKNMDDDSYTKLSPLGRIFILFAGPFFNFALAFLIFIALGYIGVDRLAPTVGNVMPNSAAQKAGLLKNDKILNINGVEIREWDDISKNVKLTKTLIEIERDGKIQTVNLTPKIGESVNLFREKIEKPLIGISPLGEFITLKNTGLNSLKFAFNETINASKLIFVGIGKLIEGVVPIKDMGGIIQIADITSKAAQISVSTLLVITALISVNLGVLNLLPIPALDGGHILFNIYELIFRREMNEKVYVGLTYCGWALLLTLMLVATFNDILRLGGVGN; encoded by the coding sequence TTGAAAAGTATAATTTTTGTGGTTTTATTGCTTATTTTGGGCGTTTACGCTTATTCATGGTATTTTTTTATAACAGTTTTTGCTATATCTTTTTTGGTTTTTTTTCACGAGCTTGGTCACTTTATGGCAGCTAGAATTTTAAATGTAGGAGTTTTAAAATTTAGCGTAGGCTTTGGAGATAGTCTATACTCAAAACAAATAGGACAAACCGAATATGCTATTTCAGCTATTCCTCTTGGTGGGTATGTGAGCCTAAAAGGACAAGAGGATACCAAGCCAAATCTAAAAAATATGGATGATGATAGCTACACTAAACTTAGCCCTCTTGGACGTATTTTTATACTTTTTGCAGGACCATTTTTTAACTTTGCTTTAGCGTTTTTAATATTTATTGCGCTTGGATATATTGGTGTGGATAGGCTGGCTCCTACAGTTGGAAACGTAATGCCAAATTCAGCCGCACAAAAAGCTGGACTGCTAAAAAACGACAAAATTTTAAACATAAACGGAGTAGAAATTCGTGAATGGGATGATATAAGCAAAAATGTCAAATTAACTAAAACTTTGATCGAAATAGAGAGAGACGGTAAAATTCAAACTGTAAATTTAACTCCAAAAATAGGTGAAAGCGTTAATCTTTTTAGAGAAAAGATAGAAAAACCTCTTATAGGAATCTCTCCTTTGGGTGAGTTTATAACTCTTAAAAATACAGGTCTTAACTCTTTAAAATTTGCATTTAATGAGACGATAAACGCCTCTAAGCTAATATTTGTAGGTATTGGCAAGCTGATAGAGGGCGTGGTACCTATCAAAGATATGGGAGGTATAATTCAGATAGCAGATATCACTTCTAAAGCAGCTCAAATAAGCGTTTCAACACTTCTTGTTATCACTGCTTTGATATCCGTCAATTTAGGAGTATTAAATTTACTTCCTATCCCTGCGCTTGATGGCGGACATATTCTTTTTAATATATACGAGTTGATTTTCAGACGAGAGATGAATGAAAAAGTCTATGTCGGTTTAACATATTGCGGATGGGCCTTACTTCTTACGCTTATGCTGGTTGCGACGTTTAATGACATATTAAGACTTGGCGGAGTTGGTAATTGA
- a CDS encoding YggS family pyridoxal phosphate-dependent enzyme encodes MKNLAEILERINKARIGEEVKLIAVSKNVTTKEVLELFNQGQMSFGENRVQELKNKKEILSNLPIDWHFLGRLQSNKINQLISLRPTLWQSCDSLKSALEVDKRLDYNLDCLLQINSANEDTKSGISADSAIDEFLSIKENCKFLRPIGVMSIGAHVDDMKTIERSFEITHKIYENLKAHGAKICSMGMSSDFELAIKCGSNMVRLGSILY; translated from the coding sequence TTGAAAAATTTAGCTGAAATTTTAGAACGCATCAATAAGGCTAGAATCGGCGAGGAAGTAAAACTTATAGCTGTCAGTAAAAATGTAACTACAAAAGAAGTTTTGGAACTATTTAATCAAGGACAGATGAGCTTTGGTGAAAATAGAGTTCAAGAGCTTAAAAACAAAAAAGAAATTTTATCAAATTTGCCTATAGATTGGCACTTCTTAGGCCGACTTCAAAGCAATAAGATAAATCAGTTAATTTCGCTTCGCCCTACTCTTTGGCAAAGTTGCGATAGTCTTAAGTCCGCGCTTGAAGTGGATAAAAGGCTTGATTATAATCTTGATTGTTTACTTCAAATAAACTCTGCCAATGAAGATACAAAATCAGGAATTAGTGCCGATAGCGCCATAGATGAGTTTTTATCCATAAAAGAAAATTGCAAATTTTTACGTCCTATAGGAGTTATGAGTATAGGAGCGCATGTAGATGATATGAAAACTATTGAGCGAAGCTTTGAGATAACACATAAAATTTATGAAAATTTAAAAGCGCATGGAGCTAAAATTTGCTCTATGGGGATGAGTAGTGACTTTGAGCTTGCTATAAAATGCGGCTCAAATATGGTCAGATTGGGTTCTATCTTGTATTAA
- a CDS encoding flavodoxin domain-containing protein, with protein MKIGIFYATGKGDTAKVCEYLASKLGAKVKAVKGVEQSSEFEDFDLLILASSSYGFGELHDDWKAKLGLLKEAKLKGKKVAIVGVGNQERHGDNFCGGVVEFLSCIKGALLLGASEKDGYKFDYSSSFINDKFIGLALDTKGDKEYEKRIDKWASDIKTKI; from the coding sequence ATGAAAATAGGAATTTTTTACGCTACAGGAAAGGGTGATACCGCAAAGGTTTGTGAGTATCTAGCTTCAAAATTGGGTGCTAAAGTAAAGGCTGTTAAGGGAGTAGAGCAATCAAGCGAGTTTGAAGACTTTGATCTTTTGATTTTGGCAAGCTCAAGTTATGGATTTGGTGAGCTTCATGATGATTGGAAGGCAAAATTAGGTCTGTTAAAAGAGGCTAAGTTAAAAGGCAAAAAAGTAGCTATTGTAGGGGTTGGTAACCAAGAGCGCCACGGTGATAACTTCTGCGGTGGCGTAGTTGAGTTTTTGTCTTGCATAAAAGGAGCATTATTGCTTGGTGCTAGCGAAAAAGACGGTTATAAATTTGACTACTCTTCATCGTTTATAAATGATAAATTCATAGGTCTTGCGCTCGATACAAAAGGCGATAAAGAGTATGAAAAACGCATTGATAAATGGGCTAGTGATATAAAAACTAAGATTTAG
- a CDS encoding 2-oxoacid:acceptor oxidoreductase family protein: MKRELRFVGVGGQGVILAGEILAAAKIEDGGYGVKASTYTSQVRGGPTKVDIVLDESEILYPYANEGEIEFMLATAQVSYNLFKSGVKEGGIIVIEPNLVKASNEDRKKWKIYEIPIISIAKDEVGNVITQSVVALGVAVEMSGCLDANLVREVMLSKVPKKVYEANAMAYELGLKYAKAAKDS, from the coding sequence TTGAAAAGAGAGCTTAGATTTGTCGGAGTTGGCGGACAGGGTGTAATTTTAGCCGGAGAAATTTTAGCCGCCGCCAAGATAGAGGATGGAGGATATGGGGTCAAAGCATCTACTTATACTTCACAGGTTAGAGGCGGTCCTACTAAAGTTGATATAGTATTAGACGAAAGCGAGATATTATACCCATATGCAAATGAGGGCGAGATAGAATTTATGCTTGCGACAGCACAAGTGAGCTACAATCTTTTTAAAAGCGGAGTCAAAGAGGGTGGCATAATAGTCATAGAGCCAAATTTGGTAAAAGCTAGCAATGAGGATAGAAAAAAGTGGAAAATTTATGAAATTCCTATCATATCTATAGCTAAAGACGAAGTCGGAAATGTCATCACCCAAAGCGTTGTAGCCTTGGGAGTAGCTGTGGAGATGAGTGGTTGCTTGGATGCCAATTTAGTAAGAGAAGTTATGCTATCAAAGGTGCCAAAGAAAGTCTATGAGGCTAATGCTATGGCTTACGAGCTAGGATTAAAATACGCTAAAGCAGCAAAAGATAGTTAA
- a CDS encoding 2-oxoglutarate ferredoxin oxidoreductase subunit beta, whose amino-acid sequence MAFNYDKYLRIDKMPTLWCWGCGDGVILKAVIRAIDSLGWDMNDVCVVSGIGCSGRFSSYVNCNTVHTTHGRAIAYATGIKLANPDKKVIVITGDGDGLAIGGNHTIHGCRRNIDINHILINNFIYGLTNSQTSPTTPRGMWTVTAQYGNIDPTFDACKLATVAGATFVARGSVIEPVKMEKMLVEGFSHDGYSFFDIFSNCHINLGRKNKMAEATKTLEWIDSITLSKTKFDLMSEDERIGKFPLGVLHKDNSKTEYTKAYDQVIKAAQSGEKIDFKDIN is encoded by the coding sequence ATGGCATTTAATTACGACAAATATTTAAGAATAGATAAGATGCCGACTCTTTGGTGCTGGGGATGCGGAGATGGAGTGATACTTAAAGCTGTTATTAGAGCGATAGATAGCCTAGGCTGGGATATGAACGATGTATGCGTAGTGTCTGGTATCGGTTGCTCCGGACGATTTAGCTCTTATGTAAATTGCAATACAGTTCATACAACTCATGGACGCGCCATAGCCTATGCAACTGGTATCAAGCTTGCAAATCCTGATAAAAAAGTTATCGTGATAACAGGTGACGGAGACGGGCTTGCGATAGGTGGAAATCATACTATACATGGATGTAGAAGAAATATCGATATAAATCATATTTTGATAAATAACTTTATTTACGGACTTACAAATTCTCAAACCAGTCCTACTACTCCTCGTGGCATGTGGACTGTAACGGCTCAATACGGAAACATAGATCCGACTTTTGACGCATGTAAGCTAGCTACAGTTGCGGGAGCAACTTTTGTAGCCAGAGGAAGCGTGATAGAGCCTGTCAAGATGGAAAAGATGCTAGTAGAAGGTTTTAGTCATGATGGATACTCTTTCTTTGATATTTTTTCAAATTGCCATATAAATTTAGGTAGAAAAAACAAGATGGCAGAGGCAACCAAGACACTTGAGTGGATAGACAGTATAACTTTGAGCAAGACAAAATTTGATCTGATGAGTGAAGATGAGAGGATCGGCAAATTTCCTCTTGGAGTTTTACACAAAGATAATAGCAAAACCGAATATACAAAGGCTTACGATCAAGTCATAAAAGCAGCCCAAAGTGGTGAGAAAATCGACTTTAAGGATATAAATTGA
- a CDS encoding 2-oxoglutarate synthase subunit alpha, producing the protein MREVIASGNELVAMAAVDCGCNFFGGYPITPSSEIAHELSVLLPKKGGKFIQMEDEIAGISVALGAAMSGAKAMTASSGPGISLKSEQIGLGFIAEIPIVIVNVMRGGPSTGLPTRVAQGDLLQAKNPSHGDINSIVLAPASLEECYTETIRAFNLAQRFMNPVFLLLDETIGHMHAKAILPDISDIKVVNREQFTGDPKDYKPYEAKADRPAVLNKFFQGYKYHITGLHHGVTGFPTEDGEIVSYNINRLFNKINMHLEEVENSEEFELEDAEICIIAFGSVARAAKEAILNLRKNGVRVGMFKPITLFPTPEAKLKEIGKRFKKILICELNLGQYTGEIKKAMLRDDFKTLLKANGRPISPQEIVQKIEEF; encoded by the coding sequence ATGAGAGAGGTAATAGCTAGCGGTAATGAGCTTGTTGCGATGGCGGCTGTGGATTGCGGTTGTAATTTTTTTGGTGGATATCCTATAACCCCTTCAAGCGAGATAGCTCACGAATTGAGTGTTCTTTTGCCAAAAAAGGGTGGTAAATTTATACAGATGGAAGATGAGATAGCGGGAATCTCTGTAGCTCTTGGTGCAGCTATGAGTGGAGCTAAGGCAATGACTGCAAGCTCAGGGCCTGGAATTTCATTAAAAAGTGAGCAAATAGGGCTTGGATTTATTGCGGAAATTCCAATTGTGATAGTAAATGTAATGCGCGGAGGCCCGAGCACAGGACTTCCTACAAGAGTGGCGCAAGGAGATCTACTTCAGGCTAAAAACCCAAGTCATGGCGATATCAATAGTATTGTTTTAGCTCCTGCCAGCTTAGAGGAGTGCTATACTGAGACTATTAGAGCCTTTAATTTAGCTCAACGATTTATGAATCCGGTATTTTTACTGCTTGATGAGACTATAGGGCATATGCACGCTAAGGCAATTTTACCTGATATCAGTGATATAAAAGTAGTAAATAGAGAGCAATTTACTGGGGATCCAAAGGATTATAAACCTTATGAAGCTAAAGCTGACAGGCCTGCTGTTCTTAATAAATTTTTTCAAGGCTATAAATATCATATTACTGGACTTCATCATGGAGTTACCGGCTTTCCGACAGAGGATGGAGAGATAGTTTCATATAACATAAATAGGCTTTTTAATAAGATTAACATGCATCTTGAAGAGGTAGAAAACAGCGAGGAATTTGAGCTTGAAGATGCAGAAATTTGTATTATAGCATTTGGAAGCGTTGCCAGGGCGGCGAAAGAGGCGATTTTAAATTTAAGAAAAAATGGAGTTAGGGTAGGAATGTTTAAGCCTATAACTTTATTTCCAACTCCTGAAGCGAAATTAAAAGAGATAGGTAAGAGATTTAAAAAAATACTAATCTGCGAACTAAATTTAGGGCAATATACAGGAGAGATTAAAAAAGCTATGTTAAGAGATGACTTTAAGACTCTGCTTAAGGCAAATGGACGCCCGATAAGCCCTCAAGAGATAGTTCAGAAAATAGAGGAGTTTTAA
- a CDS encoding 4Fe-4S binding protein, whose translation MLIKDDAPVWVDTTRCKACDICVSYCPAGVLGMRIELGAVLGKMIEVVHPEACIGCRDCELHCPDFAIYVADKGFKFAKLTAESKERAAAVKANHYEKLGA comes from the coding sequence ATGCTAATAAAAGATGATGCCCCAGTATGGGTAGACACTACCCGCTGTAAGGCGTGTGATATATGTGTGAGTTACTGCCCAGCAGGAGTTTTGGGTATGCGTATAGAGCTTGGTGCAGTACTTGGAAAAATGATAGAAGTGGTTCATCCTGAGGCCTGTATAGGATGTAGAGATTGCGAGCTTCACTGTCCTGATTTTGCCATTTATGTAGCAGATAAGGGCTTTAAATTTGCCAAACTTACTGCAGAAAGTAAAGAAAGAGCCGCAGCAGTCAAAGCAAACCATTACGAAAAGCTAGGAGCCTAA
- the sucD gene encoding succinate--CoA ligase subunit alpha: MSILIDKQTRAIVQGFTGKEGSFHAQSCLEYGTKIVGGVTPFKGGSTHLGLPVFDTVAEAVEKTGANTSLIFVPSAFAKDAIIEAAYSGIKLAVVITEHIAVLDILAAKAYAIKKGMKIIGPNCPGIISSDLCKLGIMPSSVFKRSDINIGIISKSGTLTYEGANEIVRAGYGISTAIGIGGDAVIGMDYEELLPLFEKDDDTKAILLIGEIGGDLEIRACKMIEEKISKPIVAFIAGNSAPKGRKMGHAGAIINGIEGSAEYKMKALSRAGVHVVDSPSKIGEKFKEVMKF, from the coding sequence ATGAGTATTTTAATAGATAAACAAACAAGAGCCATAGTTCAGGGCTTTACCGGTAAAGAGGGAAGCTTCCATGCTCAAAGCTGTCTAGAATATGGCACCAAAATAGTCGGCGGAGTTACACCGTTTAAGGGCGGAAGCACACATCTTGGACTACCTGTTTTTGATACTGTAGCGGAGGCTGTCGAAAAAACTGGCGCTAATACATCTTTAATATTTGTTCCGAGCGCATTTGCCAAAGACGCTATTATAGAGGCTGCATACAGCGGAATAAAGCTTGCTGTTGTCATTACAGAGCATATAGCCGTGCTTGATATTCTTGCGGCAAAGGCTTATGCTATCAAAAAAGGAATGAAGATTATCGGTCCAAACTGTCCTGGCATCATAAGTTCTGATCTTTGCAAGCTCGGCATTATGCCAAGTTCTGTTTTTAAAAGATCAGATATTAATATTGGCATAATCTCAAAGTCTGGTACTCTTACATACGAAGGCGCAAACGAGATTGTAAGAGCTGGATACGGAATATCTACAGCTATAGGAATAGGTGGAGATGCCGTTATAGGAATGGATTATGAGGAGCTTTTGCCTCTTTTTGAAAAAGACGATGATACTAAAGCTATACTTTTGATAGGAGAGATAGGCGGGGATTTAGAGATAAGAGCCTGTAAGATGATAGAGGAGAAAATTTCAAAGCCTATAGTAGCCTTTATTGCTGGAAATTCAGCCCCGAAAGGGCGCAAGATGGGTCATGCCGGAGCCATTATAAACGGCATAGAAGGAAGTGCTGAATATAAGATGAAAGCGCTTAGTAGAGCCGGGGTTCATGTAGTAGATTCCCCAAGCAAGATAGGTGAAAAATTTAAAGAGGTAATGAAATTTTAG
- the sucC gene encoding ADP-forming succinate--CoA ligase subunit beta: MDIHEYQAKEILKEFGIKISNGKLAYTSQEALDAAKNLGGNIFAIKAQVHAGGRGLGGGVKIAKSLSEVENIAKNMLGMYLITPQTTKNGKLVRKIYIEQGLNIKREFYLSLAFDRKQENIAIIASKDGGVGIEEVAHRSPELIKKINIDPQIGLCNFHILNLIGFFNFDKDLSRKFIEILKKLYQIYIQKDATLIEINPLILNDNDEFYALDAKMSFDDNALFRHPEILALKDESEEEPSEIEAKKNRLNYIKLNGDIGCIVNGAGLAMATMDVIENVGGKSANFLDVGGSASPESVAKAFELILKDPNVKVVFVNIFGGIVRCDRIASGILEAAKSINLNTSIVIRLDGTNAKEAMGMLKDANLKNLHIAFNLLDGAKLAVSLARS; the protein is encoded by the coding sequence ATGGATATTCACGAGTATCAAGCAAAAGAGATCTTAAAAGAATTCGGTATCAAAATCTCAAACGGCAAACTTGCATATACGAGTCAAGAAGCTTTGGATGCGGCTAAAAATTTAGGCGGAAATATCTTTGCGATTAAAGCTCAAGTTCATGCCGGAGGAAGAGGTCTTGGCGGAGGCGTAAAGATAGCTAAAAGTCTAAGTGAAGTAGAAAATATCGCAAAGAACATGCTTGGTATGTATCTAATTACACCTCAAACCACAAAAAACGGAAAGCTTGTTCGTAAAATTTATATTGAGCAAGGGCTTAATATAAAAAGGGAATTTTATCTAAGTTTAGCCTTTGATAGAAAGCAAGAAAATATTGCGATTATCGCCTCAAAAGATGGAGGGGTTGGCATAGAGGAGGTTGCTCATAGATCTCCTGAACTAATAAAAAAGATAAATATAGATCCTCAGATCGGACTTTGCAATTTTCACATCTTAAATTTGATCGGATTTTTTAATTTTGACAAAGATTTAAGTAGGAAATTCATTGAAATTTTAAAGAAACTTTATCAAATTTATATACAAAAAGACGCTACCTTAATCGAGATAAATCCTCTTATCTTAAATGATAATGATGAATTTTACGCACTTGATGCAAAGATGAGTTTTGACGACAATGCTTTATTTCGTCATCCTGAAATTTTAGCCCTTAAAGATGAGAGTGAAGAGGAGCCAAGCGAAATCGAAGCCAAGAAAAATCGCTTAAACTATATAAAGCTAAATGGCGATATAGGCTGCATAGTAAATGGTGCAGGGCTTGCTATGGCTACAATGGATGTGATAGAAAACGTCGGCGGAAAGAGTGCAAATTTTTTAGACGTAGGCGGTTCTGCGAGTCCTGAAAGTGTGGCTAAGGCCTTTGAGCTTATACTAAAAGATCCAAACGTAAAAGTGGTTTTTGTAAATATCTTTGGTGGAATCGTTAGATGCGATAGAATTGCAAGCGGAATTTTAGAAGCCGCGAAAAGTATAAATTTAAATACCTCTATAGTCATAAGACTTGATGGGACGAATGCAAAAGAGGCCATGGGCATGCTAAAAGATGCGAATCTTAAAAATTTGCATATAGCTTTCAATCTGCTTGATGGCGCTAAATTGGCTGTAAGCTTAGCGAGAAGTTAG
- a CDS encoding lactate/malate family dehydrogenase: MKISVIGAGNVGASAASAIMLRKIADEIALVDIFGNVALAKAMDLAQSAAVFDIDVKISGGDDFSLIKDSDIVVVTAGSPRKEGQSREDLLLKNAQIVKSTVEKIAEFAPNCIIINVTNPLDILTFVTYKVSGFDKSRILGMAGELDSARLKFEISKRLNLQNSQIKAHVMGAHNDDMLVLKDNINVTLSDDEFEEISNDTKTGGAKFVKLLGTSAYYAPGAAAAKMCEAIKNESDEWLSCCVVLDDSLTCGRRVKLNKNGIAKIKDPSQEEKEALVKSENDIRKNINFLIESSVLS, encoded by the coding sequence ATGAAGATTTCAGTAATTGGAGCGGGTAACGTAGGTGCTAGCGCTGCAAGCGCGATAATGCTAAGAAAGATAGCCGATGAGATAGCTTTGGTCGATATATTTGGTAATGTTGCGCTTGCAAAAGCTATGGATTTGGCTCAAAGCGCTGCTGTTTTTGACATTGATGTTAAAATTTCTGGCGGAGATGATTTTTCACTTATAAAAGATAGCGATATAGTCGTAGTAACTGCAGGAAGCCCTAGAAAAGAGGGGCAAAGCAGAGAAGATTTGCTTCTTAAAAACGCTCAAATAGTAAAGAGTACGGTAGAAAAGATCGCCGAATTTGCACCAAATTGCATAATTATAAACGTAACAAACCCTCTTGATATACTAACATTTGTCACATATAAGGTTAGTGGATTTGATAAAAGTAGAATTTTAGGTATGGCTGGAGAGCTTGATTCAGCAAGGCTAAAATTTGAAATTTCAAAAAGGCTAAATTTACAAAATTCTCAGATAAAAGCTCATGTGATGGGTGCTCATAATGACGATATGCTTGTGCTAAAAGATAATATAAACGTAACTTTAAGCGATGATGAATTTGAAGAGATATCAAATGATACAAAGACTGGTGGAGCTAAATTTGTAAAGCTTCTAGGAACTTCAGCCTATTATGCGCCAGGAGCTGCTGCAGCTAAGATGTGTGAAGCTATAAAAAATGAGAGCGATGAGTGGCTAAGCTGCTGCGTAGTATTGGATGATAGCTTAACTTGTGGTCGCAGAGTAAAGCTTAATAAAAATGGAATTGCGAAGATAAAAGATCCAAGTCAAGAGGAAAAAGAGGCGCTTGTAAAGAGTGAAAACGATATAAGAAAAAATATAAATTTCTTGATAGAAAGTAGTGTATTGAGCTAA